The Hydractinia symbiolongicarpus strain clone_291-10 chromosome 2, HSymV2.1, whole genome shotgun sequence genomic sequence CATTGAGCGTCTGCCATCACGCAGTTCTCTGTACCGCAGTCTGTACGAAGCAGTTTAGGGCACAACTTAAATTCTTCAATTGATTTTAGGTAGTAATAAGCTGTAACAAAAGGATTGTTGTTGCTACGCTTTCAGTCATATTATTTTGCGCGAAAAACCATCTATACAACCATGTATTGGTAGGGCGTACGGTTTCAGCTTATCGTACCCGTCCACGTGCCAACAGGAATTTGGACCTTCTGACTTGTAAACACGGCGGTTTAAACGACAAGCCCTTTTTTGTGCTGTGCCGTCTGGATCAATACTTCTAAGTAGAAAACATtgttaataagaaaaataaagcaCTGCTTATGAATGCATTGTAGGAACAAtgtcatttttaattaattttcagtttcttcgaaaaaaaaattccttttgcaaacaaaatttcttatttcttacaaagattttaaacttttttttcggattttaagtTTATGTGCAAAACATTGGGTTTCTCTGGAAGAATTTCAGTTTTGTAAAGAAATATTCGCTTTTCTTAATAGATTTTGGGTTTTCCTCTAATATTTTAGGTTTTCCTGTAACATTTTAGGTTTCTTATAAAGTTTTTCGGTTTGGCCTCTCTCGGCTTCCGTaaataccgttagaaaagcaAAATTCTATTTCAGGTGATATATATTTCTTAGTCCGAAATCTCTGATGTTCTTAATAATAATGTTCTTATAACAAATACACAATGAAAACGGAGCTCTCTAGGACACTTTCGACTTATCGCCGTTTTTCACTTAAAACCCTAATTTCAAGGGTCTGAGACAGCACTGTTACCTCGCTATATTGATCCTCTAGCGCACTCACCGTTTTCCACCCAAACCCCAATTTCAAGAGCCTGAGACAGCACTGTTTCCTCGCTATATTGATCCTCTGCGCAAAGGGGTCAATACCGCGGGCAATTACCGCTGTGCTGCAGCACTCTCGTACGAACGCAATGTTGTCACCCTGGTTGGggtcacaacataaaataaatgtCCAGCGtcccagaaaattttttttacaacatatAATAAAGCAATGAGTTTCTTTAGAAATGCaattagtaaattatatagcgcTGTCTCAGCGCCAGTGGCAGCAACACGTGATGCACTCGCAGAGAGATTGCAGAGTGTGCGTGAAACTGTTTCTTTATTATACCACAAGGCTAAGGAGAGGCTTGGTTACGGTCAAGCCCTGAGGAAGACTGTCGAAGACGCTGTTGTGGAAGAAGAACAAGTGGAAGAAGTGGATCACAGTGCTGTTGAAACGGAAGGTGGATTTGATGGTAATTATCGACATTTCCGAAGTGAGGGAACACCAGAAAGTCAAGTGGTGAGTATTGAACAGTACCTGGATCAACAGAAACAACACGTGGAGAAAGTCATCACAGACTTGCAAAACACTAGGCAGAATTGGAAGTTTCAACTGAATCTCGTGGTGGAGTTTGTGCACAGGGAAAATCCTTCTGCAAGTTCACAAAACCAATATGGAGTGAAGCTGTCACACTCATGGAAGGAAGCGACATCGAAGAATTGATCGAAGAGATGTATAAAAACCTGCTAAAACGCTTTGAAATGACATCGGAGAAACTCAAAAAAAGCGACTACATCTTCAACCGAATCACAGAAATGACGTATCACTGCCACATGATTGACCTCATGAGAGGTAGATCATGGTTCAAGACACCCGAATGGCTGCAAAAAAAGCACTGCATCATCAATCCCAAAAATGAAGACGAACAgtgcttcaaatgggccgtCATTGCAGCCCTCCATTTTGATAGCATTGGAGCACATCCTGAGCGCATCTCGAAGCTCAAACCATTTGTTGAACAGTACAATTGGAGTGGCATCGAGTTCCCAACTCCCAACACACACTGGAAAAAGTTTGAAAGGCAAAACCCCAACGTGGCGCTGAATGTCTACTTTTCTGAAGAAGATTTTCAGGTCAGACAGGCATATGTTTCGAAACATAACACGACACGTAAAAAGGTGGCAGATGTGCTAATCATTCAAGAAGGAGGGAAAAAGCACTACGTTGCCATTAAAAGATACTCTGCGCTCATGCGCGGTTTATCATCTAGACATCGAGGTGATCATTACTGTCGAAACTGCATGCACGGATTCCGCAGTCAAGAGACACGAGACAATCACATGAAAGTGTGCATGGACCATGATTTTTGCGAGATTGTCATGCCTGAAGAAGGAACAGTCCTCAAACACGAAGATGGGCAAAAGTTGCTCAGAATGCCATTTGTCATCTATGCAGACACAGAATGTATCTTGGAACCTGTTCAAGGTTGTGATGGAGACCCTGAAAAATCACACACCAGAGACGTCAGCAAGCATGTGGCTTCAGGATATGCCTTCATGACCAAATTTGCACATGGAAAAGTTGAAGAATCATCCGACTGCTATCGTGGAAAAGACTGCATGGAAAGGTTTTGCAAGGGACTTAGAGATCAAGTCAATAGAGCTATCAGGCATCCACAGAAGAAGATTATCCCGTTGACCCACGAAGAGAAAGAAGCCCACAAGTCTGCAAAAAGATGCTTCATTTGCGAAGGAGTGTTCAAGAAGAACAACGAAGACATTACAATGCGCAAAGTTCGAGATCACTGTCACTACACTGGTCAGTATCGAGGAGCTGCACACAGTTCGTGCAACCTAAAATATCGCATCCCCAACGAGATTCCGGTGGTCATGCACAATCGCTCACGGTATGACGATCACATCATCATCAAGCAACTGGCCAGGGAATTCAAAAGCCACGAGTTTAAATGTCTGGGTGAAAACAGCGAAAAATACATTAGCTTCTCCATCAAGCAATCCGTCACATTTCAAGGAAAAGACGGCGAGCCGCTGAAGCAgatgaagaagaacaaaaaaaccAACCAAATGAAAGAAGTGGAAATCAACACGACCTGCAAAATCAAGTTCATCAATAGCTGCAGGTTCATGCAAAGCTCACTGTCAAGCCTTGTGGATAATTTAGCTGGAACCAACAGTGAAAGTGTCAGCTGCAACGACTGCAAATCAAACATGGAACTCATCGAGATTGACTCAGAGTACAAGGCGCAATTCAAGTGCCAAACCTGTTACTGCTCTTACAAGACGGTGGAACTGAATGAACGTTCCATGAAGAAGAAATTTTCCAACACATTGAAGCATGCAAAGGGCAATGACGAGCACTTTAAACTTTTGCTGCGCAAGGGTGTTTACCCCTACGAATACATGGATGCGTGGGAGCGTTTTGAAGAGACAGCACTTCCTCCAAAAGCACAATtttacagcagcttgaaccttGAAAACATCACCGAAAACGACTACAAGCATGCTCAAAAGGTGTGGAAGGCTTTCAACATCAAAAACCTTGGGGAGTACCACGATCTCTACGTGATGAGCGACACGCTTCTTTTAGCagacgtttttgaaaattttcgagACACTTGTCAAAACATCTACGAGCTTGATCCAGCGTATTTTTACACTGCTCCAGGCCTCGCATGGCAAGCAGCTCTAAAAGTGACGGGTCAGGTGCTCGAGCTTCTGTCAGACATCGACATGCTACTGATGGTTGAAAAGGGGCTCAGAGGTGGTATTTGCCAAGCAATCAAGCGCCATGCTAAGGCGAACAATCCGTACATGGGGGAATTGTTTGATGTCAACCTGTTGATCTCGTATCTGCTGTACATCGATGCCAACAAACTGTACGGAGGTGCCATGTCACAAAAGCTGCCAACACACGGCTTTAAGTGGCGTGAAGACCTCGAAAATTTTACTCAAGCTTTtatagaaaattataaaaatggagATGATGGCTATTTTCTTGAAGTGGATGTCCACTACCCGAAAAAGCTGCACAAACTCCACAACGACCTTCCATTCTTACCTGAAAAGATGCGTCTGAACAACGACTGTGAAAAGTTGACGTGCAATGTGTTTGACAAGGAAAAATACGTGCTGCACATTCGCAAATTGCAGCAGGCACTGCAGCATGGATTGGTTCTCACCAAGGTGCACCGAGTCATTGAGTTCAAGCAAAGTGCTTGGCTGAAGCCCTACATTGACTTGAACACAAAGCTGCGAAAGGATGCCAAAAATGACTTTgagaaagacttttttaagcTGATGAATAATAGCGTGTTTGGCAAGACCATGGAGAACGTTCGCAAGCACGGTGACATCAAACTGGTGACAACGGAATGGAGGCGCAAGAAGCTCGCATCAGTTCCAAATTATCACAGCACATCAAGATTTGACAAGAAATTTGTGGCAATGGAAATGAACAAAGTGAAGGTCGTCATGAACAAACCTGTCTACCTCGGCCTCTCCATCTTGGACTTTAGCAAACTCACGATGTATAAGTTTCACTATGACTACATCAAGCCGAAGTTTGGTGCAGGCGcagagctttgctacatggacacAGATAGTTTCGTCTACCACATCAAAACAGACGATGTCTATAAAGATATCGCAGGTGACGTTGAATCAAGGTTTGACACATCGAATTACAGTCCCGAAGACAAACTTTCCTTGCCTAttggcaaaaacaagaaaaaattgtgCTTAATGAAGGATGAACTTGGTGGCAAAATCATGATCGAATTTGTTGCATTGaggtcaaaaatgtatgcgtacAAGACACTCGAAGGATACGTGCAAAAGAAGGCAAAAGGTACAAAAAAGTGTGTCGTCAAGAAACAGATCACGTTCGCAGACTATTTGAACAGCCTGCAGACCTATCAAAATTTGTATCGCACGCAACTGAGATTTACCAGTCGAAAACACGAGATTTTCACTGAAAAGCTGAACAAAATTGCGCTAAGTGTTGATGATGACAAGCGACTTCAAGCTCAAGGTGGGTTCACCTTTGCACATGGAAGCAGTCCTGGATTGGTTTGCAAGCAAGAATTGCTCACCAGGGTGTGGCATCCCGACCATGTTAAACTGTTTTGAGTCTCGCGGGatgcttcaaaaatttatttgcatcTCACACGTCTCAGtgttttcaaaatgtcaaaattttctgTTTCAAACGTTGCATTCAGCATGGTCTTGATCACGAAAATGCATTAATAAAAATGATACTTGAACTCTTGTTGGTAATGTTGTACGTAAGTTTTTTGTACGTCTGCTGCAAGTTTTCCTCTGTAATAAAAGTTATGTCAGAACTGAATGAAATTTTAGACGTCTTAGACACACTGTCACCAGCAATGAGAAAGCGGGGAAAAGTCAAGCAAAACTTGAGTCTCGTCAACTCTCAGGGAAAAAAGCAGTGGACGCCTGAGTTGCTGGATAAAGCGACAGAGAAACAACTTGACAACCTGTTGAAGAAGCTCGAGACACAAGCGCAAGAATCAGCAGCAAAAAACTTGGTGTCGAAAATGTCAGGTGTTGACAATTTTCAGACCATGATGAGCGATATAAACACAAACTTTCTGATTCAAAACTCGACTTCAGAGTTGATTGGTAATGTAACGGAGAAATTGTTCACCACAGGGAACTCTCCGATGGAAGTTGTAGGGTCATACATGTATGAAAAGTGCGGGCTGTGGCTCGCTCCCGTCTCTCTGTTTTGCACAGTTTTCAACCATCTGAACTGGAAAAAATTCAGCGAAATTGCCGAGGAGCGTCAAGCGCAAATCAAACTGCGAAAGGATTTTCCGGATGAAATAGAACCAAGTTTCGCAGAGCAGAAGCCGTCTTGatgtaaaaaacgacttacaaataaatgagtgaatctaaccaagtcataaccaagaagaatgagggtcgtgttgctgctggcaagagacttgctgaatggaaccGCAGGAACAAGGCCATGTTGAAGCAAGTACCTCCTCAGGTCGAGACAAGTAAGAATTCAAGTACCTCAGCAAGTACTTCGCAAGAGGGTCAGGAACCTGTCGCAGGTCCTCACAAGTTCAGTGCATATCTCTATGGCGCTGGAGGTATTGCCGTTCTTGCCGTTTGCGTGGCAGTTTATTATATAAAGCCTAGCGTCGCCGCAGGAGTACGCGTGTCAGCGGATCGCCTGGCGGCTCAGCAGCAAAAGCCTtcgaaaattgacatttttcacATGCGATAAACCTTAATAAATGAGCAAGTATGAGAAAGAAATAGTTGATTCCTTGTGGGAAGCTGGTagactagtatcctatactattctcttggcgctaggcgcgaaaaaggctctgggagtttctagaccgtgggccaagatggacatggaggacggcttgaagctcgctggctatatgacaggagcaatattattcgacgattacgcgataaaacaagggtggtataagcgttccatgatgcctcCGAAAGTCTAGCCTTGAATAAATATGACTCTTATTAAAGACCCGCATACGACAATCTTCACCGGGCCTACAAGTTGCggcaagacgcagcgtgtcctggatTTACTTGAGAACGAGTACAGGCATCATTTCGACAACATTGTAATTCTCTGCCCTACAATtcgctggaacaagacctatctCGAAAGTTCCTCGCTGTGGAAAGATGACTACGTGTCCTTGGTGGAGCCCAAGGAGCAGCTGTTCGAATGGATCAAAAAACTGTCGTCGTTGCTGGCGGGCGAAGAGACGCTGTTCATCattgacgatatgatagccgacgaGAATCTCGACAAAAAACGTCAATCCCTGCTGGAGCTTGCCATCAGCGGtagacatcgcaaacacagtctcTGGTTACTCACTCAAAGCTACACGGCCATTCCGAAGAACCTTCGAAGGCAAAAAAAACAGCTATTCATGTGGTACCCCTCGGAAAGGAGCGACATGAAAATGGTAGACGAAGAGACCAATATGATCGAGGACTGGGAGACTATCAAGACTGAATGGAAAAAGTCCAAGCATGCATGCTTGTACGTAAGACTGGAGCATCCTAGAAGTTACAAGATTGTTGGTTAGACTCTTAACATGTAAGAAAAGATGGATGATGAGAGAGAAAAGATGGATAATGAGAGCGTAATTAAAGCTGTGTATCAAGCTCTTTTGAGAGCCTATGACAGACTGATGATGCAAATAGATGCAGTGAATGATGACGATGACACCAAACTGATAAACACGACTCGGGATATTGATTGCCTGCGGCTCCGTTCTGACGGCAAgagttatgcaaaaaatatccatggcttcctcagcttggtgttggttattggacctcgtaattttgtgatattttgcgAATCACAAAATCCCTAGTTGAGCCTTGGCGTGTATAAGATTTGCTTGTCTTCCATTTTGAGATCACTAACCATTTCCTACTTGGAGCCAGATATTtaacaaaatggaaaaattgaaaatgcaGTATTGGATGGTAGACGAAGATGAGTACCAGAATGTTTTGAGAAAGACTGCGACGCTAGCCAAACTCTCGCGAAAGCGAAAAAACCACGCATACGTAGAGGCGTTTTTAAAAGGGTGGGAAGTCCTGTTCGCGTACGGAACCTACGCATCCGAAGGAGATGTAGACCCCAACGTTTCAGCATCTGAAGCCTGGAACCTGATGCAAGATCCTGAGGAAGCACAGGGCAAGACGAAAAGTTTCAAAAGGCAGATGATAAACTTTATGCGCGCTCTAAAATGGATGAAGTGCTGCGGGCGCCTCACGCCTGACAAAATCCAGACTGTCCATGAGATCATGATGCGCGGAGAAAAACACAAGAGCGGCAAACCCGTGCTGACGGGGAAATACAGGACGACTAAGGTATTCGCTGGTTTTCACGAATTTGCCCCTGTTTCTGCAATTCCAAGGTTAGTGACAGACGCCCTGGATCGATACTACTACTCTACAGAGACTGACGATCCGATATGGAACGCAGTGAGGTTGTTCATAGACTTGATTAATATCCATCCATTCGAAGATGGGAACGGGAGGCTATGTAGGCTCGTTATCTCACATGTACTTGTGGAGAGTGGAATGAGTCTCTTTCCAGTTTTACTTAGTTCGTTCCACAAACGCGGCAGGCGCCATTACATTCAGGCTGTTAAAAGGTTTGAAGAGAGACCGTCCTTACTTTACACGATGGTCTGCAAGTCTTTGGTGAAGGTATGGGATAATTTCGAGCAAAAATTGGCTCTACTAGATTCCTCGTTAAGCCTTGGCGTGTATAAGAAAGATGTCCTTGGTCAGTAATTTTTTCGAAGGCAGCAAAGTTCGTTCTTTATACATTAAGGAAGGAGGCCAGTGCCTCGTAGCCAAAGACGTGTGGAGAGCTGTCGGCTATAACGATAATCATAATGGTAGAAAAGCTATTCAGGCACATGTACCGGAGAAGCATGTAAAGCGGGCCTGGGAGGTTAAAAGTACCGCAGAAGACAAGGGTGTCGATATCGACCCCCTTCATCCAGACATGATGTTACTGACAGAACCCGGTCTCTATTGCTTCCTTTTAAGGTGTAAAAAATTCAAGGCAGAACCATTTTTGGATTGGGTTGTTGAAGAGGTGCTACCCAAAGAAATGCGAAAGCTTGCCGCAATCATCGAAGAAAAAGATATAGCCCTGGCGCTCCTTGCGGATGATCTCGATCAAAGGGACGTGACCATTGCCAACCTAGAGGACGACCTCCAGGAGAGGGACGAAGAAATCGTTGAACTACGAGAAAGACACGTCCCGCATCGGCATCAATATGACAACGTGCTATGTGTGGTTGACAAGAACCATCCTCATGATAAGCATCCCTACTACATGATCAGATATCAGCGTAGACAGCTGGGCAAGAGCATGGGTATACTGATGACAAAGTACCCCGAGAGCACTATACTCGGGAGATTTGACGATCCTAACGCGATACACACCTGGTGTCGGTTTAAGGAGGACACCCTAGGGTCTGCGAACTCTTACAAAAACCACTTTACCCTGCCCGACGGTGATACGCGTGAGTTGTTTTAGGGAATGTTCGACATTGACATGGCTTAGCCTTGATAACTACTCACCAAGGCTGTAGACGAAGCTTTCGTGACCACTTCAAGTGTTAAAAGATAGTTAacactttaagaaaaaaaatggaaaagtacGTACAGAGTCAGCAATTTACAAAGTCTTACGATGTGACGGTACCGGTTCTGCGATGCTGTATCAAGGCAGGATCTACTACCGGTTATTGTTCACAGTGTTTGGAAACTTTTAGATTTAGAAATGGACCATACTACGAGGGTTTTATACATCCAGATGATGACGAGCTTTTAGACAGAGTAGCCTCGGGCGAAAAACCATGGGCAACAATTCCCTGTGAGGAGGAAGATGAAGTGCTCGAATACGATATCGAGGATCGCAGGGGTCTGCATATTGTTTCCGATGAGGTGAAGAAGTGGGGCATGCTCTGCTACGAGATTATCAAGGATAAGGACTTAAGGCTCTCGGATCTAGCAGATCTAAAGAAAATTGGTGACATACTCAACATTCAAATCGAGGATAGGCGCCTAGTTGATATCAAAGATCTTGATAGCGAGCCAAATGTTATCAAGGGAATCGTCTATGGCTATCCATTCTATACCCTACATCCTGATGATTATACCCGCCTTCATCCGATTGACGACTCTGAGGAGGATGACT encodes the following:
- the LOC130627706 gene encoding uncharacterized protein LOC130627706 → MTSEKLKKSDYIFNRITEMTYHCHMIDLMRGRSWFKTPEWLQKKHCIINPKNEDEQCFKWAVIAALHFDSIGAHPERISKLKPFVEQYNWSGIEFPTPNTHWKKFERQNPNVALNVYFSEEDFQVRQAYVSKHNTTRKKVADVLIIQEGGKKHYVAIKRYSALMRGLSSRHRGDHYCRNCMHGFRSQETRDNHMKVCMDHDFCEIVMPEEGTVLKHEDGQKLLRMPFVIYADTECILEPVQGCDGDPEKSHTRDVSKHVASGYAFMTKFAHGKVEESSDCYRGKDCMERFCKGLRDQVNRAIRHPQKKIIPLTHEEKEAHKSAKRCFICEGVFKKNNEDITMRKVRDHCHYTGQYRGAAHSSCNLKYRIPNEIPVVMHNRSRYDDHIIIKQLAREFKSHEFKCLGENSEKYISFSIKQSVTFQGKDGEPLKQMKKNKKTNQMKEVEINTTCKIKFINSCRFMQSSLSSLVDNLAGTNSESVSCNDCKSNMELIEIDSEYKAQFKCQTCYCSYKTVELNERSMKKKFSNTLKHAKGNDEHFKLLLRKGVYPYEYMDAWERFEETALPPKAQFYSSLNLENITENDYKHAQKVWKAFNIKNLGEYHDLYVMSDTLLLADVFENFRDTCQNIYELDPAYFYTAPGLAWQAALKVTGQVLELLSDIDMLLMVEKGLRGGICQAIKRHAKANNPYMGELFDVNLLISYLLYIDANKLYGGAMSQKLPTHGFKWREDLENFTQAFIENYKNGDDGYFLEVDVHYPKKLHKLHNDLPFLPEKMRLNNDCEKLTCNVFDKEKYVLHIRKLQQALQHGLVLTKVHRVIEFKQSAWLKPYIDLNTKLRKDAKNDFEKDFFKLMNNSVFGKTMENVRKHGDIKLVTTEWRRKKLASVPNYHSTSRFDKKFVAMEMNKVKVVMNKPVYLGLSILDFSKLTMYKFHYDYIKPKFGAGAELCYMDTDSFVYHIKTDDVYKDIAGDVESRFDTSNYSPEDKLSLPIGKNKKKLCLMKDELGGKIMIEFVALRSKMYAYKTLEGYVQKKAKGTKKCVVKKQITFADYLNSLQTYQNLYRTQLRFTSRKHEIFTEKLNKIALSVDDDKRLQAQGGFTFAHGSSPGLVCKQELLTRVWHPDHVKLF